The Apus apus isolate bApuApu2 chromosome 14, bApuApu2.pri.cur, whole genome shotgun sequence nucleotide sequence CCTTTGGGTGGGCTGAAGGAGCTCACTGGGGACTGGCTTTCCTCTGTCACAGCATCCAGAAAGCACACACAGGGTATGTGACAGGTCACTCAGGGCACCTCAACTGTCTCAACAGCAACCAGAGAAATCTGAATTCTCATTGACTTTTCCCCACCTCCCTATGGAAACAGAGCAGACAGTTTCTGAAACAAACATTGCACCTGGCTttataatcacagaataatatttaagtcttttatttatttatttattttcttttttagaaataaaagtatCCATGGAGCTGcataagaaaaagcaatttgtttACCTAGGAACACAAAAGCCACACATCAAGTATTAAGTAACCCTGGCCtgagtgtgtgtgcaggggAAGGGATGGGCAGGCAGAGTCGAGATTTGCATTGCAGGGATATAATGAGCTTTGGAAATAAATGTGCATatgaccccatttcctctgctGGGGGGATGATaccctttcttcctccctttttttccttttcacctgCTTTTAGGAGGAGAGGTCTGTCTGCAGTGAGACATCTCTTGATGGCAGAAAGTCCTGATCTGTCAGCAGACTGGCCCAACTCCAGTCTTCTACCTGCAGCCTCTGAGAAGGTCAAAGTACCAACAATACGGAGCTGATTGCAAGGAGTGAAGGTCTAGGTCTGTGTATGTATAATGGCAGCAATATTTATATCTATAAATACTTGTATGTATATACCTCTGAAGATAAAGTCACTCCACCAGCCTGTCTATGCCCCAGATATCTCATTTCTGCCCTCCACACAGCACAAATACAACCACATCTCCATTTCTCTCATTGCATTCCTTGCTTCAGGAATTGcaccttttcctcctgcttgctCACTCCCACCCTACCTCTGTCAGCGACTGGAATGGCTTTTTCAGGTCCACCACATTCAAGTTTCCAATCAGAGGAAGAGGTCGTGGCCCAGGAGGCAAATTGCAGACCGACTTCTTCAAGCTGGTAAGAAGGTAAAGGAGGGcgaccagccctgctgccaaaCAGAGTAGTGAGCTGGTGCCCACGTTCTGCAGCAAGCTCTGCATGGCCATATCTAAATCAAAGTGTGGGTGTGAGCATCTTGGGGTCCCTTTATAGTCCTTCTGTCCTTGGTGAACACACCTTCTGGGCAAGAGGCTTTACACAGAGAAAAGGACTCTGAGATCTTGTTTACTTTCGTACTGATGACCTGATGTACTTTTTTTCCATGCCAAATAAAGCACACTGTTTTATTCTGAAGCATGGATTATCTTAATCCAGAGCTCTTATTTCATCTAGAACACTGGGGCaaggtgtttgttttccagtgaaaatctgtgttttggGCGTGTTGTGGTCTATGTGATTTCATGGGCAGAATCAAGGGACAAGACCCATGCTGGATTGCTGTGGTGGTGCCAGATTGCTGGACTCAGCTGGACCACTGGTGATGCAACAAGTGAAGCAGGACACAGGAGGGAAAGCCCACACTCATGCATGGCCCAGGGTGCAGCTGGCAAGGAAATCCTCAGGGAAAACAAGGCTGaccaaggaggagctggaatggtGGTGGCATGAAGATGTGCTAATTCAGGGTCGCAGCTGGGAGCAGATCTGCCTACAGGTGACAGCTCTGATTCTTTTTACTTTCCTGCCACCCCAGTAAAATCACCTCCTTGAGCAACACAGTGCTTTCATTGCTGACACTGTTATTGACATTTGTCCCAAAAAATCCTCTACTGGCAATCTCCAAATGCCCCTAAAACCACTTCAGTCACCATTTTGCAGTTTGCTGTTCACTGTGTGCTTGGATGTCCATCTCTGTGTCTGAGTTGGGTGATGACTCTTGCCTGGCTGTCCTGCCTGTTTATGAGAAGATGCATCCCATCCTCTAAGAGAAACCGTCCCCTCCAGGCAATATTTCTGCCTAGGTTGGGAAAGAGATCCTGGATCGTTGTAACCTGGAAGGAGCCAGGAtcaggctctgcagctggccaggcagaggctggatgctgcctgggcagctgctgcagggggtgCCAGCCAGGAGGACACAGTTTGGCACTCAGGTGCACTGAGTCACACACCAGGGCAAGGTCCTGCAAGGGCCCACGTGCCTGGGCAACTGCTCCCCAACAGCCACCTGCACCCTTTGCAGCCTTGGGCATGGCAACAAAGCAGAAGTGATTGTGAATGGGAGGCCACAGTGGTAAATGGTGGCTTTGGGGAAAGCAGCCAATTTGATGCTCTGTCCCATATTCTCAGGCAGGGATATTTTGCTCCCCATTGCAGATTCCATCAGATTactgggctgtggctgctgtttaACCCTTCAGAAATCTTTAGTTTCAATAATACTTTTGCTAGAATCCTCCAAGGCTCCTGGGTGCAGGCTCCACTGGTGGAAAAATGATGATTacttattattaataataaaagtaCATTAGCTGAAGGCAAAGAGAATCAATAAACTCTAACTAGATTGACAGAAAAAAGGTGCCTGCACGTCTGCGTGTTCTCCAAGGCTTGTTACCAGGAGTGGAGTTTTTCACAAGGGACAATTACCCTGTGCAGAAGAGGACTAGGCAGGGTGGgcaaagaaaggagggaaacaGATGGTCATGTCCATCTCAAGATTTGCTGTACAGCTATGAGGTTTTGGTCTGCACCCTCTTCTCCCAGACATTTCCAAGAATGTCCTGGTCTGCCAGATTCTGAGCAAATGTTGTGACCACTGGGACTTTTGAAACTTCGTAAGATATGGtaagagtgaggaaaaaaaaccctgcatggGCCTAGTTGGTACCCATGGAGgaaatgtgtgggttttgtttacATGTAGCCACCACAGCTCTGTTGGAGTCGAGCCGGCTACTGCCATAGCAAGCCAGAGCACTTTCTCAAGGGCTTTTAGGCTGTTTAAAGCTTCAGGTTGCACCTCGTGATAATATGGGGTGAAATCCTTTCTCAAGTAATGAGCCCATGGAATTGCAACCTGCAATTCAGGCAGGTGCATGCACTGTGGGAAACGGTGGGTGAGCTCTCCAGTGGGAGGATATCATTGCAGTTTTAAAGTACAACTGATGTGATGTCCTCACCTCCGTTTCCTCCTCACATACCTTGGTTTCCAGTATGCAAACCTGAACACAGCCTACAACTGAGTTGTTGACTTGCAGGTGAGGCATCCCACACAGGACTGGGGAGAAACCATTGCTCCCTGTTCAGGTTTTTGTCCTTCTGCCAGCCCAAGCCAGAACTGATACCATCTTCAGGTAAGAGGACTTtgtgggcagagctgaggaaaCTAATCATCAGTTCCTCCTAGAAAATGAGCCTGTACACTAAACAGCCACAGGATCATCAAACTTCTGTGTGCTCATCTGGAGGAGGATATACAACCTCCTAATGGGACACAGGTTAATAATGCTACAGTAACAGCAGGATAATGCAAAGAAAGAGCTGTTATAAGGCCATAATTCAGTCAATGAGTTCTGATAGCATAATAAACCAGGAGAGTGAACACCAAGTGCTTGTGTGCCTTGTGAGGCTCTGCAACTGATTTACAACCTCGAGATGCCTATCAGCCCATGGATTGTTATCAGGGGTATATAAAGCATGAGCACACCCTAttaaacattaacatttttaaagactcAGATGTGTTAAAACTCAGGCTGCTCCTTGCTAATGGATTTTGCTCCCCTTGACAAATGCCaatgcaaaaagaaatcaaaagctTTCCCACTTTGAGccctttccatttttcataattattgCATTGTTTGATTGGATTACACTCACTGTTTCCTATCctgcaaactgtttttttctacaAGATCACTACAGGGTAGTGATCAGGATCTCAAGTGTTCACTAGGCTCATTTTTATACAAATAACTTGTACTGAATTGTTCTTAATTTATCTTTCAAATCTGTGTGTTGCACATCTGCTTGGGGAAGAAAGACTCctgcaaaatgcttttaaaaatcattcttTTACTGCAAATTTTCAATGAAAGATtcttggggtttgttgttgtttgttttttgcattCTCAGAGCTGAAGGATTGTATGTGATGGGTCTGgtcactgaagaagaaaatttaaaaatcttatgCATGGGATTAGGGCATTGTCTCTGTGCAGAGCCTAAGGTGACACTCATGTTAAGCATTTACCCATTTTAGGAACACACCATTCTCAGGAACTTTGTTCCTTTCAAAAGCCGTGTTCTTTGACCAAAGAGATGTCATTTCTTCATGAGTCTCCCTCAGTGACAAAATACGTGGGGAGATCCTGGGATCTGGTGCTGATAATGTACTTTATAATAGGCATatctataaaaaatatttgcagtaaaaTCCATGAGCCAGAAGAAGGAACTTCCAGACCCTGTGCTTAGGCCAAGGCAGCCTGACTTGGGAAGGTGGTATTGAGGAGCTCAGGttataaagaatttattttcaaaatacaactGAACAGATCAAATGCCTCGATGTAGCTCCAAGGATCTTCCTGTTCTGGGTCTCTAGGATCAGTCTATCTCAACAAGAATATTGCAGAAATTACATGAATCCAAGGACAATTTGGGGGACATCACAAAGGATAATTATTTGGCAGGTATCTACAGAGCCAGGGTCCCAGCATCTTATTTTTGCCCCACCCCATCCTGATGCAGGTAGAGATATGGATTTAAATATACCAGAATTGCAACTagcaatgttaaaaaaaaataaaatagcttgcTTTGGCTTTCAGCACAGTGTTACTATTTCTTCCCCTCTAACCTGATGAGGCTTTGGCTCAGTCATACCAGAAAATGAACTATCATTCTTTACATCTTTCCAGAGCACATAATATATTAAGGCCCTGACCTTCCTGGCATGAAACCATGATTTCCCTTTAAGTGCAAAACAATAATATTCCATTAATCATCCACAACAGAAATCCCCATTCCCCAGACTTTTCTGGCAATATTCTGCATTTTTGCTTGTCTGGGACCTTGAattgaaagggagaaaaatggtTTACAACAGCCTGTGGCAAGTGATGTAGCAAGAGGCCTTATGTAAGAGCTGGCGGGTGCTGGCACGGGGGTGAGGCCAGGAATGAGTGATCCTGGAAGGATGTTTCTCTGAGGTGTGTTCTGTGCCTGGGCTGGGAACTGCAGTCTCAAGGGCACAAATTCCAGCGTCTGAATGTGCTTGGTCTTGTTGGACTCATTAATTTCTTACAACTATCCCAAGTCAAGCTACGAAATCCCCGTGTACTTTGCTAAAAGCCTTTCATGGTTTGTCGATAAATTATCTTCAAATTAACTACCTGATAATTTGAACCTGTAAGCTCTTAAAAGATGCAAAAcggtgagagagagaaaataatgaaagtcCTGGACTTTGCTCTGCCCATAAAAAAGGAATATAGGTTCTGCTCTGGTGTGTTATTCCATCTGGTGCTTCTAAAAGTAATGCCAAGTGTGTAAGAACTGCTTCAGAAGGTACCTGTGTACAACTGACAGATAAGCACCAACAGTGGAATGAGTTTTCAATGTGATCTGACAACATTGtaaaagagcaaatatttttaactgttacTTTATTCCATAATTAATGACTTTTTAGTCCAGACTTAATGACTAACAGCCCTGATTCAAGCAAAGGATTGTTTTTTTACCTATCAGGTTGTATAACTTGAAATGGGAAGATCCAAGATTTTTTCCTAGTTTGGGAAGCCTCCTAATTTTTGGAAAGGGCTCAGGACTCCAGACTAGGGATACTGTAAAACACTAGATGCTTTACAAATGATCTTTCTTGTACAATGGGCACGTTTTTATGGGTACCTTTTTACTGACAGCTATTTCAGATTTCCCTGGTGCCGTGAATGTCTCTTGCTTCTTTGAAAGATAATACGTGAAAAGCATTTCATTCTCTGTTCATGGCACTGTTTTTATTGCATTCTTTTGGAACTGCTTGGCTTAATCTGCAAATgaggttgtgttttgtttggttttttcacAGTGGTTATCTAATGGGGGGTTCACTTGATCTCCTTGGGAAAAATACACACTAAAGTGCTAAAGGACATGTATGAGGTTCTCAGACAAACTGTAAAGGAAACTCTACAAGATGCAACTGATATTACCAATAAAAACATTAAGTAAGCATAACCAAACACCTGCTACTATACCTGACCTGAATTTGGGTAACTACAAAATTTAAGACTCCAGAGAAAGACATGCAGTTGATTAATACATAATCAGACTATTGGGATTGAAAATGACAGAGCAAGTTGACAAAGCCTTTGCACAGGATTGTTGCTGACTGGGAATAACGCCAGATCCCTGCGTGGGATCCCTGCGTATCTTTTTCTGTTGATTCCTTCCTTTATCCCACAGGGAATCAGCGAGTCAACAGCTGTGCCAGAAATGAACCATAATGTGGGCAATTTGCTGAAATCCAGTCCTTTAACACTTCAGTTAAACTTGCCCAGATAAAccaaagctgcttctctgctgctcagtCCTTGGAGATCTGGGAGACAGTTTGCTGAGTGTATTTATGAAAGAGAAGTGTCTCCCTTTTGCTGTTAAGTGTTGTAACAAAGTCAAGTGGAAAAGTGCTATTTACTGTCTAATAACAAACATCTATTGTTCATAGCCCTGAAAACAtgataataaataaaaccttgTATTTCAGGCTGTGTAAACCAGTTGCTTATGTAATAGGACATGGtgtcatttttcatttacaaTTTCAATACTGTAATATGAAAGCGATCAAAGCataaacaaaacacactttAAATGGGGCTGCAGGTAATATTTCTATAATggctgatttgttttgttttgttttttccccagcttcAAATTCTACTTATCACAgtcatttaattaaaagaaaatcaacttAAAACAGATGAAAGACCATCTTAAACCAATTGCAGCTAtgggcaaagaagaaaaaaagactattaGCTGCCTAATCCATGGCTAACACTCGAGTGGGTTAAATTAACACCATTTCTCATCCTTCTCTCAGGAGATCTGAGGAGAGCTGCTGAAAACCTGCAGGCAAAAGGGCTGTTAGCCTCAGTTATCTGTCTTGAGCATCTGGAAGTTCATCACTGGCCAAGCATCTGGTGATGACTGCTTGTTTTCACTGGCCTCATCAGTGTCCATGCCGTGCAGGTGGTAGAAGAAGAGGACTTATTGAAGAGTTTGGGTTGCAAAGGACTACAAGATCATTTAGTTTCAACcatcctgccatgggcagggacaccttccagtagaccaggttgctccaagcctcatccagccttgaacacctccagagatgaggcatgcacagcttctctgggcatcCAGGGCCTCAGCCCTCTTACAGTGAAGACCCAGTGCTCAACAGTTACACGTGAGGGACTTGGTCTTcacagagaagagaagaagccTCAGCCCAGACCCTGACCAGCCTGATCCTGAGCCCTGACTGCTGGTTCCCGGGCAGACGCTGGAGACTGGGGCGAGGCTGGATTCTGTGTAAATCTGCTGACACCGAGTTTTGCTTGTTGTCCtgtggagggcaacaaagatgactgggggactggaacatctctcttaGGAGGCAAGGctaagagagctgggactctttagcctggagaagaacaggctgagaggagaccttattcaTGTGTAATTCTCTAAGGGGtgggagccagactcttttcagtagttcccagtgacaggagcaGGGGCAACAGGCACACGCTGGAACACGGGAAGTTCCATTTCAATACGAGGACAATCTTCTTCCCTCTGAGGGTGGCCGAGCCCTGGGGCAGGCGGTGAagccccttctctgcagaggagcaggggggtCGGACTGGACGCTCTGCAGAGCTCCCTTCTAACTTCCACAATCCTGTGGCTGCCAAGCAAACACGAGGACGAAGacactgctccctgcccctcaGCAGGGGCCTGGAGGTGACTCGGCAAAGGACCCGAGCAGCACTTTGGGCGGCTCAGCCCGCTCCTCCctccccgggcccggcccgccctGGGCGGGCGGCGGCGTCACCGCGCGGCGGCGCGAGCGCCCGGTGACGCCCGTGGCGCAGGCGcgcgggccggggctgccggcgcCGCGGGTTCGGGTCCCGCCATGTCCACCGCCATGAACTTCGGCAGCAAGAGCTTCAAGCCGCGGCCGCCGGAGAAAGGCGCCTTCCCGCTGGATCACTTGGGTGCGGTACCGCCCGGCCTCCCGCCCCGCCTCCCCGCGCCGGgcctgccccgctcccctccgCGGGGACGCGGGCCCGGGGCTGccggctcggcccggcccggcccggcccggtgGTAGCGCGGGCCTCGCTGTGTGTTGCAGGGGAGTGCAGCGCCTTCAAGGAGCGGTTCATGGAGTGTCTCCGCGGCAGCGGCTACGAGAGCGGGGCCTGCCGGCAGCGCGCCATGGCCTACCTGGAGTGCCGCATGGAGAGGCGAGTGCGGCCCGGGGGGCGGCCCGGGAGGGAGAGCCCCGTGTGGGGAGCGGTGCGGGTGTGCGGGGCAGGGGTCCTGCCGGCCTGTGCTGCCTCGGCAGGCCCCTTGGCTCGCGTCTCGCCGCGCTGTAGGTGCCCggccccccaaaaaaaagcagGCTACAGGGAgctgggttttggggtggttAAAGGCGAGGATTCGCAGGTGTGATCCTGAGGCAGGGCGTGCGGTACTGCTGCCCGCTAAACCGTTTGGGATAGCCAGGAACAATTAGTGCCCTTTATTAGTGGGCTGGAGGACCTGCCGTATGAGGAAAGggtgagagaactgggtttgttcagccttgagaagacaAGGTGCAGGGGAGACCTCCTTGCCATGTACCGGTGCataaagggtggctgccaagaagatggagatgcCCCTTTGAgatgaggggtaatgggcacaagttgctcctggggagagtccagTTGGACTCCCgaagaaaatatttcaccatgagaacagtTAGATATTGAAATAATCTCCTAAGGGGAAGTTGGATTCAGCTGCAGTGGACAGTTTAGGACTCAAcctggcagggtgctgggccatctctTTTAAACTATATTATTACATAGaaatgttggaccagatgatctttgaggtcccttccaacctggcattctctGTACTATAACTGCAACAACTGGCCAGCTTCCACTGTGCACAACCACCTTTCTCACCGTTAAGTTAAGCCTTGAACTTGTTCCTCAGTTCACGTGAAAAAAGAAGTGTTGGTGATTGGTTTTCTGGGGATGTTTCTGTTCTTGCATTCCTTTGCATTGCTTTCTGTTCAAGTGGTGAGTTGAGGAGCTCATTGGCTGTTACTTAAGTGCACTTCAGTACAAGGACACTGGCACACACTTCATGGGCTGGTGCTGAGGGAAGCTGCAAATCCAAACCAGTTTGAAAATCACTACAGTGAAATATAGTGGCAGCACAAAAGCTGTTCTACACCTCAGTTCACTTAAAAATCTGGTAAGTGGCACAGGTAGAATTTTGGGAAGCTCTTACTCAGTCTGTTAATTTGAAGATAACCAAGAATCGGGTCAGATTCTGAGCAAATTTTTACTCGGTGTCTAATATCAGGAAACTACACATTTAACTGGAAAACtactgttaggaaaaaaaaatcctgaatatTGTTTTCTCAAAATTGAAGTTTCTGAGGCTCTGCCAGCTGGTTGTCACTCTGTATGGATGTCTTGGATTTAGGGTAGATTTATTTAGAATAAATTTTAGAATACATCACATTAAATGAACTAGAAAATGCTGCTCTTCTCTTGGTTGTAGTCTGTATTCTGCctaatgtttttgttgttttgttgttttaactTAGGCAACTTATGGCTAACGAACCTCTGGAAAAATTGGGATTTAAAGATCTGATAGATGAGAAGTCAGAAGCAAAACCTGAAAAGATGTAATGAAGAGAGACAACTTTGCTCCTCATGTGTGGGCAGCATGACTCTTACGTAGTACATATTGTACGTTCTGTTCATGCTGCAATGGGAAGTGTTTCCTGAAGGAACCTTTTTTCAAAGTTTAATTTTCCTGCAATAAGATTTTTGAAGTGAGCAAAAATACTGCCTGTATCTGCTTTCCTCAggtatttacttttttcttttgatttctcTAGCCTGTTTTGAAAGATCCATAAGAATGTTTTGCCTGGGAGGAATCAATTGTTGCCTCTAGTGTTCTCCATGTCTTTGCAAGAACCTTGAAGTCTTcttttagaagagaaaaaaaccccaaccctttTTTCTGTAGATCTTAAGCTATAGGTTAATCACATGTGGCCGTTGCTAATATGGTTACAGCAATTACTTGTTGAGGAAATAAAGCTATTGTGGCACTTGCAAATTGCTTTCTAGTAAATACTGGTATTAATCCCCGTCTTTGGGGTGATCTTTTCTCATGCTGCTATAGGAAGCACTTGGATACTAGGGTGGggattttttcagtctttgaaaCTTCATGAAAATGGGCAGATTATTTCTAGTTCCAGACACCATCAGCCAGGTAGTGATTGTACTTTTATTTATCATGCCAGCCATGTTCATCTGTCTTTCTTTAACCATTT carries:
- the LOC127390731 gene encoding cytochrome c oxidase assembly protein COX19 gives rise to the protein MSTAMNFGSKSFKPRPPEKGAFPLDHLGECSAFKERFMECLRGSGYESGACRQRAMAYLECRMERQLMANEPLEKLGFKDLIDEKSEAKPEKM